One stretch of Streptomyces sp. NBC_01363 DNA includes these proteins:
- a CDS encoding enoyl-CoA hydratase/isomerase family protein: MALRTETDEETGVALVTLDRPGKHNAIDLATASELAATWRAFRFDDEVRAVVLTGAGGRAFCTGIDRDADVPQPSSPYTIDDPLLTIGPKANDLWKPVIAAVEGMACGGAFYLLGESEFVIASEEATFFDPHTTYGMVSAYEAISMAQRMPFGEVARMSLMGTAERISARRAYETGLVSEVTAPGGAVDAALRAAGVIASYPTEAVQGTVRAVWSAREAARAQAMAHAPHLIALGNQPPERQAGLFRGRGTGEFRTR; this comes from the coding sequence ATGGCGCTGCGCACGGAAACGGACGAGGAGACCGGGGTCGCGCTCGTCACCCTCGACCGGCCCGGGAAGCACAACGCGATCGACCTGGCCACGGCCAGCGAGCTGGCCGCCACCTGGCGGGCGTTCCGCTTCGACGACGAGGTGCGTGCCGTGGTCCTCACCGGTGCGGGCGGCCGGGCCTTCTGCACGGGGATCGACCGGGACGCGGACGTGCCGCAACCCTCGTCCCCGTACACGATCGACGATCCGCTGCTCACGATCGGGCCGAAGGCGAACGACCTGTGGAAGCCGGTGATCGCGGCCGTGGAGGGGATGGCCTGCGGCGGGGCGTTCTATCTGCTGGGCGAGTCGGAGTTCGTGATCGCGTCCGAGGAGGCGACGTTCTTCGACCCGCACACGACGTACGGCATGGTCAGCGCGTACGAGGCGATCTCCATGGCGCAGCGAATGCCCTTCGGCGAGGTGGCCCGGATGTCGCTGATGGGGACGGCCGAACGGATCTCGGCCCGCCGCGCGTACGAGACCGGGCTGGTCAGCGAGGTGACGGCGCCCGGCGGCGCGGTGGACGCGGCGCTGCGGGCGGCGGGCGTGATCGCCTCGTACCCGACGGAGGCGGTGCAGGGGACGGTACGGGCGGTGTGGTCCGCGCGGGAGGCGGCCAGGGCGCAGGCCATGGCCCACGCCCCGCACCTCATCGCGCTCGGGAATCAGCCACCGGAGCGGCAGGCCGGACTGTTCCGGGGGCGGGGCACAGGCGAGTTCCGGACACGCTGA